The Juglans microcarpa x Juglans regia isolate MS1-56 chromosome 8S, Jm3101_v1.0, whole genome shotgun sequence genome has a window encoding:
- the LOC121244713 gene encoding uncharacterized protein LOC121244713 isoform X5, with translation MEGFHSMKRKQLQALCKKHGVPANLTNREMADKLTLLLEEEGEPINKGQSCSKDLGEIGSANDSKMVNKNVKKVKFSPDNETFIFVGSESDSDSDKDYTMVKKRAGKRRSTVKLLSKKQVQVVDSAREIGVSGKNIDRPVRITRSRAQVVGGDTAPFVGKKRPRIGTNVESMEVNDVGFTDKPPADAVSVDGVAGVMKSQAMGRRGRRKTRNSRRNDGVVLLDDVSEDNVEEGAKQKKMLKPSRSNVTKEKGSSTLSTKMGKIGAVGRITRSRTQLDAKASAVDSGANTVEVQVEREEVLQLEEPLKGLGSKGLKKKSVGPQKARVKIDILAMEGPEPGKVLRRSKRNAAIDEDSEPSIRDLGKTKVRTRRAEVQIVEKASAVDKESESLADQKECEDGVRGPGRDASKQDLVVPQKGKMVSKGPLLKKETRKRLRNAGVEGNTGANPTVEPRKEHEKLSLPHGRPRRSNRNSLMLTTSAHMVGDMRNRETAGRVKQARESLQEENLYAVEEPLSSPNASRNDSIFISNADGARKVGRMKRRREPNPKGKGSVIESESSVEKSPRHSTHDVLKSDVVAAIEGPSPIVDTGSAVLDSVDHRIHPDSSCIKEISGKSMGKRKGSTRKSSAKKGLRFLEVSAVTSDFGEVIDTTTTVNEKVVPTPMELKGLSTDQCAHNSVTELEVFNEKENVLLGDVQGKLPLNYISEGNMDDEPCQLSSRVNIADVDSVKLEPLNIQSKVGSVVSSGNASPADCLLPLYQSYYNGEASNLSEMTRRRLETEEPLTGENMNLRNDKQDGQSDGDDQTSVQEDQHLQDANKIDKLIIHEIVVEDHPSELREIRCSNRKFKHTSETGQEISALDLFEGEEIDQVEILAGVTEMEQTISEANLFITETGEGKHGHSDIAATPLRPALESQAVSAISKEVIANYLGTSSPKKDALEEEENQPGAQSTAQSTTLERGNTNHAGEEKYSSYGIETPEERICMGETPVSNAAEKMGTELGMTNESKNESLHSARGVPASGEELFDRVYEQNLRIDGGCLPILDGGVSQGAEKKESDLSDETKVTFLHELSSGGKITPIVQQETDTDRVENTSTSMVGLKCPAAAKEDSSPSEPTSLKGNDEQEGDEKTEARSALTDSNDENPNDAAEGVVEPSSLLHFSLEESKGGNKSESAEVNNILDELLSPNIVGVPRAERSAEEKVTSGFDDTKLLEALNAVSCPELFLEKVFDDEVGVMHRNSNLKALDDILSSKSYMGSKDIFYAEGQKRELFAECSQQVELGDHRDGEVVGLASQSSDSGDLCDNFAKGEVGEFGESAHDDDSCGISAAVPDEAAHTVTMEKMGIVEAKLVGSLLTVSPVEQKKPYYGCGDEVLKIDASAVCTSNEVLPKDSEGMEETSSGVVLTSVQLDEVRFGNLDNQILEVSPELDGSASIGLDVLVSMDDKPADRVENFETVAVDEAGAECSGRKNDSEKVGDGAKLFEEALVSPHLFDYSSKWEEKEAENINSFADTSCGKYEIHPSGVIVSISSISSSHGDEDGFDSFVEGNSYDTEGNEMTDDGRGDNEVSPEERVRAQKNDGPVDGNVENSATAPQELAEDQVDGQNGAVTHADFNGIDCLTFNEPLRRSSVDETEEGLGFNMLAKTGVDSASSEGPGYAEFENSHVVTSEKSEVAVNHVVLPTVIALPSFATRALDSNDDSRAFTSWGLNLLLGGSEEDEVEKSGGVDSVANLLSTTSEDTEEVSMNVAVYEQIAEDQHGAHEQHIVEDVAQMVGSCLAVSDESISENDNESKKQGEVFAITQEHAGCENDEHLFIKVGISSSSIDTEITDAADLDVSNRVTAEETMAECGHNDSKQVQNNADVGDTKFSVGRDGSEHMVEAMEIDVPKIDATIEELSSAPTNMVVGREIDVEFVQTPQSKLESPKLKEKASLSVKQLNSSVVKGTKFKASLIPRTPKNLNMKENVATSKNDQIGNTTAARTMPKRRPLEDLQNN, from the exons ATGGAAGGTTTTCATAGCATGAAGAGGAAGCAACTGCAAGCGCTATGCAAGAAGCATGGCGTACCCGCTAATTTGACGAACCGTGAAATGGCGGATAAGCTTACTTTGCTTCTTGAG GAGGAAGGAGAACCTATAAATAAAGGTCAGTCGTGCTCGAAGGACTTGGGGGAAATAGGCAGTGCAAATGATTCTAAGATGGTGAATAAGAATGTGAAGAAAGTTAAGTTTAGTCCAGATAATGAAACTTTTATATTTGTGGGTTCAGAATCGGACTCGGATTCAGATAAAGACTACACAATGGTGAAGAAACGGGCGGGCAAGAGAAGGTCTACAGTCAAGCTTCTTTCCAAGAAGCAAGTTCAAGTTGTTGATAGTGCTCGAGAAATAGGAGTCTCTGGGAAAAATATTGATCGCCCGGTTCGAATCACTAGGTCAAGAGCGCAAGTGGTTGGCGGAGACACAGCGCCTTTTGTTGGGAAGAAGAGGCCGAGAATAGGCACAAATGTTGAAAGTATGGAGGTGAACGATGTTGGGTTTACTGATAAGCCGCCCGCAGATGCAGTCTCGGTCGATGGTGTTGCCGGTGTCATGAAGTCTCAGGCTATGGGAAGGAGAGGTCGAAGGAAGACGAGGAACTCGAGACGTAATGATGGCGTTGTTTTGTTGGATGATGTTTCTGAGGACAATGTGGAAGAAGGtgccaaacaaaagaaaatgttgaagCCATCAAGATCGAATGTGACAAAGGAGAAGGGGTCTTCTACATTAAGTACGAAAATGGGGAAAATTGGTGCTGTTGGTAGGATAACGAGGTCCCGGACTCAGCTTGACGCTAAAGCTTCTGCAGTTGATAGTGGGGCTAATACTGTTGAGGTACAAGTAGAACGTGAAGAGGTTCTTCAACTTGAAGAACCCTTGAAGGGTTTAGGTAGCAAAGGCTTGAAGAAGAAATCTGTTGGACCCCAGAAGGCGAGGGTGAAAATCGATATCCTTGCTATGGAAGGTCCTGAACCAGGAAAAGTTCTGAGACGCTCAAAACGAAATGCGGCAATTGACGAAGACTCAGAACCGTCGATAAGGGATttaggaaaaacaaaagttaGGACCAGACGGGCTGAAGTCCAGATTGTGGAGAAAGCTTCTGCAGTTGACAAGGAAAGTGAAAGTCTTGCAGATCAGAAAGAATGTGAAGATGGCGTGAGAGGTCCAGGCAGAGATGCCTCTAAGCAGGACTTAGTTGTGCCACAGAAGGGTAAAATGGTGAGCAAAGGACCACTGCTGAAAAAGGAGACTAGAAAACGATTAAGAAATGCAGGCGTGGAAGGAAACACAGGAGCTAATCCGACTGTAGAACCTAGGAAAGAACATGAGAAGCTTTCCTTACCACATGGTCGTCCAAGGAGGTCCAACCGCAACAGCTTAATGCTCACCACCAGTGCCCACATGGTTGGAGACATGAGGAATCGCGAGACTGCTGGAAGAGTTAAGCAAGCACGAGAATCACTTCAAGAAGAAAATttgtatgcagtggaagagcctcTGTCCAGTCCGAATGCGTCAAGAAAcgattcaattttcatctctaaTGCTGATGGAGCAAGAAAGGTCGGGAGGATGAAGCGAAGACGGGAACCAAACCCAAAAGGAAAAGGTTCGGTCATTGAAAGTGAAAGCTCAGTTGAAAAATCTCCAAGACATTCCACACATGACGTCTTGAAAAGCGATGTGGTAGCGGCCATTGAAGGGCCTTCTCCAATTGTGGATACTGGGTCCGCGGTGCTGGACTCTGTAGATCACCGAATTCATCCAGACTCCAGctgcataaaagaaatttcaGGAAAATCCATGGGGAAACGGAAGGGATCCACGAGGAAATCTAGTGCAAAGAAGGGACTTCGTTTCTTGGAGGTCTCTGCTGTAACTTCTGACTTTGGCGAAGTTATCGATACTACCACGACTGTAAACGAAAAGGTGGTCCCAACACCTATGGAGTTGAAGGGGCTTTCCACGGACCAATGTGCACATAATTCCGTTACTGAATTAGAGGTGTTCAATGAAAAGGAAAACGTTTTACTAGGAGATGTCCAAGGGAAATTGCCCCTCAATTATATTAGTGAGGGTAACATGGATGATGAGCCATGTCAGTTAAGCAGCAGAGTGAATATTGCGGATGTTGATTCGGTTAAACTAGAACCACTAAACATCCAAAGTAAAGTTGGGAGCGTGGTTTCTTCTGGCAATGCCTCTCCAGCTGATTGTTTGCTGCCTCTCTATCAGTCCTATTATAATG GTGAAGCTTCCAACCTTTCGGAGATGACAAGAAGAAGATTGGAAACAGAAGAACCCTTGACAGGCGAAAACATGAACCTTAGAAATGATAAGCAAGATGGCCAATCAGATGGGGATGACCAAACTTCAGTTCAGGAGGATCAGCACCTACAAGATGcgaataaaattgataaactcATAATTCATGAGATAGTTGTTGAAGATCATCCGAGTGAACTCAGGGAAATCAGATGCTCAAACAGAAAATTTAAACATACCTCTGAGACAGGTCAAGAAATTAGTGCACTTGATCTGTTTGAAGGAGAGGAAATAGACCAAGTAGAAATCCTTGCAGGGGTTACGGAAATGGAGCAAACTATTTCAGAAGCCAATCTATTTATTACTGAAACTGGCGAAGGAAAACATGGCCACAGTGATATAGCTGCAACTCCGCTTAGACCTGCATTAGAAAGTCAGG CCGTTTCAGCAATTAGCAAAGAAGTGATAGCCAACTATCTTGGTACTTCCTCACCTAAGAAAGATGCCCTAGAAGAAG AAGAGAATCAGCCTGGAGCCCAAAGTACTGCACAATCCACAACGCTTGAAAGAGGTAACACAAATCATGCTGgtgaagaaaaatattctagTTATGGAATTGAAACTCCAGAAGAAAGAATTTGCATGGGTGAAACTCCTGTAAGTAATGCGGCGGAGAAAATGGGGACTGAACTGGGCATGACAAATGAAAGCAAGAATGAATCATTGCATAGTGCGAGAGGAGTACCAGCTTCTGGGGAAGAGCTTTTTGACAGGGTCTATGAACAAAACTTAAGGATAGATGGTGGTTGCCTTCCTATTTTAGACGGTGGCGTTAGTCAAGGTGCCGAGAAAAAAGAAAGCGACCTCTCAGATGAAACTAAAGTTACATTTTTGCATGAACTTTCTTCTGGGGGAAAAATCACTCCGATTGTTCAACAAGAGACGGATACTGACAGAGTTGAAAATACTTCGACCTCCATGGTTGGGTTAAAAT GTCCTGCTGCTGCCAAAGAAGACAGCTCCCCGAGCGAACCCACTTCGCTGAAAGGCAACGATGAACAAGAGGGAG ACGAGAAAACGGAGGCAAGAAGTGCACTAACGGATTCGAATGATGAAAATCCAAATGATGCTGCGGAAGGTGTGGTAGAGCCATCGTCTTTACTTCATTTTTCTCTGGAGGAGTCTAAGGGTGGAAACAAGAGTGAGAGTGCAGAAGTGAATAATATTTTGGATGAGCTCTTAAGCCCAAACATAGTTGGAGTTCCCAGGGCCGAGAGAAGTGCAGAAGAGAAAGTTACTTCTGGTTTTGATGATACTAAGCTCTTGGAGGCATTAAATGCAGTGAGTTGTCCAGAATTATTCTTGGAGAAGGTTTTTGATGACGAAGTGGGGGTTATGCATAGAAACAGCAATTTAAAGGCTCTTGATGATATACTTTCAAGTAAAAGCTATATGGGATCAAAGGATATTTTCTATGCTGAAGGACAGAAAAGAGAATTATTTGCTGAGTGTTCTCAGCAAGTTGAACTTGGTGACCACCGTGATGGGGAGGTGGTTGGACTGGCGAGTCAGAGTTCGGATTCAGGGGACCTTTGTGATAATTTTGCTAAAGGGGAAGTTGGGGAATTTGGTGAAAGTGCACATGACGATGATAGCTGTGGAATTAGTGCAGCCGTACCAGATGAAGCAGCTCACACTGTGACCATGGAAAAAATGGGTATTGTTGAGGCAAAACTAGTAGGGAGTTTGCTAACTGTTAGTCCAGTTGAGCAAAAGAAGCCATATTATGGTTGTGGGGATGAAGTTTTAAAGATTGATGCCTCTGCTGTATGTACTTCAAATGAGGTCTTACCCAAAGATAGTGAAGGTATGGAGGAGACATCAAGCGGAGTCGTACTAACTTCTGTTCAATTGGATGAAGTGAGGTTTGGCAATCTTGACAATCAGATACTAGAAGTTTCTCCAGAGTTGGATGGAAGTGCTTCCATTGGTCTAGATGTCCTTGTGTCCATGGATGACAAACCTGCAGatagagttgaaaattttgaaactgtGGCTGTAGATGAAGCTGGTGCAGAATGTAGTGGGAGAAAAAACGATTCTGAGAAAGTTGGGGATGGTGCTAAGCTGTTTGAAGAAGCACTGGTTTCTCCGCATTTGTTTGATTATTCCAGTAAGTGGGAGGAGAAAGAGGCAGAAAATATCAATTCCTTTGCCGATACCTCTTGTggtaaatatgaaattcatcCAAGTGGTGTAATTGTCTCAATTTCAAGTATTTCTTCATCACATG GAGATGAAGATGGATTTGACAGTTTTGTTGAGGGAAACAGCTATGACACTGAGGGAAATGAGATGACTGATGATGGTAGAG GAGATAATGAAGTTTCACCGGAGGAAAGAGTCagggcccagaaaaatgatgGTCCAGTGGATGGTAACGTGGAAAATAGTGCAACAGCCCCTCAAGAATTGGCCGAAGACCAAGTTGATGGCCAAAATGGTGCAGTAACTCATGCTGATTTCAATGGCATTGATTGTTTGACTTTTAATGAGCCTTTACGTAGGAGTAGCGTTGATGAGACAGAGGAAGGACTTGGTTTTAATATGCTTGCGAAGACGGGCGTTGACAGTGCCAGTTCTGAGGGTCCGGGATATGCAGAATTTGAGAATTCCCATGTTGTAACTTCAGAGAAATCTGAAGTGGCTGTTAATCACGTTGTCCTTCCAACAGTTATTGCTTTGCCAAGTTTTG CAACTAGAGCTTTGGACTCAAATGATGATTCGCGTGCATTCACCAGCTGGGGGCTGAATTTGCTTCTAGGTGGcagtgaagaagatgaagttgaGAAATCAGGTGGAGTGGACTCAGTTGCCAATCTATTGAGTACAACTAGTGAGGATACCGAGGAAGTGTCAATGAATGTGGCAGTTTATGAACAAATTGCTGAAGACCAGCATGGTGCTCATGAGCAGCATATAGTAGAGGATGTTGCACAGATGGTAGGCAGTTGCCTTGCTGTCTCAGATGAGTCTATCTCTGAAAATGACAATGAATCAAAGAAACAAGGTGAAGTTTTTGCCATCACGCAAGAGCACGCTGGTTGTGAGAATGATGAACATCTGTTTATCAAGGTTGGGATTTCAAGCAGTTCCATAGATACTGAGATAACGGACGCTGCTGACCTTGATGTCAGTAATCGTGTTACTGCAGAGGAAACCATGGCAGAATGTGGCCACAATGATTCAAAACAAGTGCAAAATAATGCTGACGTTGGAGATACAAAGTTTTCAGTTGGAAGGGATGGAAGCGAACATATGGTAGAAGCAATGGAGATTGATGTGCCAAAAATAGATGCAACAATTGAAGAACTATCTTCTGCTCCCACAAATATGGTTGTTGGTAGAG AGATTGATGTTGAATTTGTCCAGACACCACAATCAAAGTTGGAATCACCAAAACTGAAGGAAAAGGCCAGTTTGTCTGTCAAACAGTTGAATTCTTCAGTGGTGAAAGGAACAAAGTTTAAAGCTAGTCTGATCCCAAGAACGCCCAAGAATCTTAATATGAAAGAGAATGTGGCAACCAGCAAGAATGATCAAATTGGTAACACTACAGCAGCAAGAACAATGCCCAAAAGGCGCCCATTGGAGGATCTCCAAAACAATTAG